CCCCTTTTTTGTCTGGATAGGTAGTACGGTCAAAGGGAAAAGAACCCCTCTTTTGGGGATCGGACATTCCGGCCCGGGACTCCGGGAGACCTGTACTCTCCCACATACACATCTCCGACGGAGACTCATGGTGCCTGATAAGGAATGGACTAACATTTTCCCGAATTATTCGTGAAAAATGACGCAATTTAAAACACTTTTTAGCAATTCCCGACATAATCGCCCCGTTTACCCAAATTCAGCACAAAACAGCCCCTAAAATGATCCCTATTGGTGCCTTTTGGATGGCCGATCGCTTGCCGGATGAAGGGGAGTTGGTGGAAAATGAAAAGAACCCCTGTTTTGGGGCTCGGAACCGGAAATTTTCCGGCGTGTATAGACGTGAATTTCACGCATCCTTCCAGACCCCTGTGCATGCGAAATATCCGGGAGTTTTCTATCAGATATCGGGGGGTCTTCACTTGAACGGGGGGCGGGTTGGGCTTTGTTTTTGTTTTTTTAGGGGACGGGGGCTGTGACGGGGCCGGATGGAGGGGGGTGCGGGCATAGGCATAGTACGTACGGGACGGGGCTCAGCCGGTCTCAAGGATAAAACTATAAAAACAGGTCCGGATATCGCTAAAGGTAAGGTAAGGAAAAAGCCGTTTCGGATATCCACCTCATCAGGCAATAATCCGGAGATCAATCCTTATACAAAATTTTATTTTTCATGAAGGATGAATGAGACCTGTGAATGATAGATCAAAAGTATATTTGATACTGATAATCGGGATATTACTTGCCAGTCTGTTAATTGCATTCATCATCGGTCACGGCATAAATCCAGAGAAAGACGTACGTCCGCAGAGAGAATTTGAAGGCGGAAAGCTGTACAAGGCAGGCAATATAAGCGTACTGCAGCTAAGCGGCAGTTATAAGGAAATGGGCAGGCAGTACGGCGGATTGTTAAAAGACGAGATCCGGGAATTTTATACGTTTGCCATCGATGAACACTTCACCAGGGACAAGGGGATTGATTACGATACGCTCAGGGTCTTTTCCGGAATGGCGTGTGACAAGTATCCCGAAAAATTCAGGGCACTGATGGCCGGGATAAGCGAGACTTCGGGACTGCCACCTGAGAAGGAAGCCATCCTTGAGCAGCTGCTCGTAATCCAGGAAATAGAGATAGACGAAGGGCCATCCTGTTCAGCCATTGCAGCCTGGGGCAATTATACCGGGGGCAGGCCCCTTGTGCTGGGGAGAAATTTTGATCATGAGCCGGACTTTAAGAAATTTTCCCCGTACCTCAATGTGGTCGTCTATAACCCGCCCGACGATATCCCCGTTGCACTGGTAGTTTATCCCGGGCAGGTCACCTCACTTACCGGCATGAATGCAAACGGGGTATTCTTTGAGGCAAACGAAGGGGCCAAATCCGGCGGCAGCACTATCAGTACGGACCGGCTCCTTCTCCCCGTAGAAATGACGCGGTTCCTGACGGATTACCCGGGATTTAGGGAGTTTGATGCTGCCATGAATACTACGCGCTCCAATTATGCCTTTGTTGTCCAGGTGGCAGACACGGATGCGGCCTGGTCGTATGAGGCATCTGTTCCTGAAATTAAAAGAAGGGGGGGGCAGGAGCCGGGGCTGCTTGTCGCTACCAATGATTTCGTAAATCCTGCATGGGGGCTGACACTTCCCGTTGACGCTGAGGACAAAAGC
This portion of the Methanoregula sp. genome encodes:
- a CDS encoding C45 family peptidase translates to MNDRSKVYLILIIGILLASLLIAFIIGHGINPEKDVRPQREFEGGKLYKAGNISVLQLSGSYKEMGRQYGGLLKDEIREFYTFAIDEHFTRDKGIDYDTLRVFSGMACDKYPEKFRALMAGISETSGLPPEKEAILEQLLVIQEIEIDEGPSCSAIAAWGNYTGGRPLVLGRNFDHEPDFKKFSPYLNVVVYNPPDDIPVALVVYPGQVTSLTGMNANGVFFEANEGAKSGGSTISTDRLLLPVEMTRFLTDYPGFREFDAAMNTTRSNYAFVVQVADTDAAWSYEASVPEIKRRGGQEPGLLVATNDFVNPAWGLTLPVDAEDKSVQRRDNLLALGNLYKGRITPETMMQILDVPFDEGGATWPDRTEYQVVFEPVNNTLWMKTRGIQDWVEIDLDNYFIRQDTHA